GGCGGCGGACATAACGATCATGATGAGCGCCATTGCGCGTGCCAGAGCCGCGCCGCTGAACATGTCGCGGGCGATGGCGCGAGACAGCACCGACGTCGCGCAAGCACCTGTTGCCTGCACGACGCGGCCGGCCAGGAGATTAGGCAGATCGGTTGCCAGACCGCACCAAGCGCTGCCGACGAAGAACACGGCAAATCCGATCAGCACCGGCCAACGTCTTCCGTAGCGATCCGAGAGCGGTCCGACCAGGAGCTGGCCCACCCCGAACACAGCAAGAAAGACCGTGATGGCGGACGTGACCGCCGCAGTCGTGACGTTCAATGAGATCGCAATCTGCGGCAGCGAAGGCAGCAGAATGTTGGTCGCCAGCGTGCCCATCGCGGCCAGGACGGAAAGGACCGCGATCGGCAGGGCGCCGGAGCTGGGAATGTCCCGCGGCCTGTTCCTGATCTGGACGGGCATGAAACTTTGCACTGATAAAGGAGAGTTGGTTGCGAGGCGACGAGTGACGCGGTTCGCGCCGCTCGCCGAGTCGCTTCTTGTCCGGTCAGCCGGTGTCAGCGGACGACGCGCTCGATCGCTATGGCAGTGGCTTCGCCGCCGCCGATGCAGAGCGAGGCGACGCCGCGCTTGAGGTTCTGAGCCTCGAGCGCGTGCAGCAGTGTCACGATCAGCCGCGCGCCGGTGGCGCCGATGGGATGACCCAGCGCGCAGGCGCCGCCGTTGACGTTCAGCTTCTCTCTGGGGATGCCGAGGTCCTTCTGCGCCGCCATCGCCACGACGGCAAAGGCCTCGTTGATCTCAAACAGATCGACGTCGCCAACGCTCCAGCCGACCTTGTCCAGCAGCTTACGAATAGCCGGGATCGGGGCCGTGGTGAACCATTGTGGCTCCTGGCTGTGGGTGGCATGGCCCTTGATCTCGGCGAGCACCGGGAGGCCGTCACGATCGGCCAGCGAGCGCTTCGCCAGGATGAGCGCCGCAGCGCCGTCAGCATTGGCGGAGGACGCGGCGGGCGTGATGGTGCCGTTGGCGCGGAACGCGGCCTTCAGCCCGGGGATTTTGGCAGGATCGACCTTGAGCGGATGCTCGTCATTGGAGATGATCCGAGGTCCGGCCTTCTCGGTCAACGTGATCGGAACGATCTCAGCCTTGAACGCGCCGCCTTCAACCGCCTTGCGGGCGCGGGTCAGGGTCTCGATCGCATAATCGTCCTGATCCTTGCGGGTGAATTGATAGGCCTCCGCCGTGGCTTCGCCGAAGTCGCCCATCGAGCGCCCGGTCTCGTAGGCGTCTTCCAGTCCATCCATCAACATGTGGTCGATGATCCGATCGTGGCCGGCGCGATAGCCGCCACGCGCCTTGGCCAGCAAATACGGCGCATTGCTCATGCTCTCCATGCCGCCGGACAGAACGATCTCGGCGGAGCCGGCATTGATGATGTCGTGAGCGAGCATGGTGGCCTTCATGCCGGAACCGCAGACCTTGTTGACGGTGGTGGCGCCGGTGGCATCCGGCAATTTGGCGCCACGAGCGGCCTGGCGCGCCGGCGCCTGGCCTTGTCCGGCCGGCAGCACGTTGCCCATGAACACCTCGTCGATCCGCTCGGGCGCCAGCTTGGCCCGTTCCAGAGCAGCCCCGATCACATGAGAGCCGAGCCTGTGTGCGCTAAGCGGCGAGAGCTCGCCCATGAAGCGGCCGAGTGGCGTACGGGCGGCGGAAAGGATGACGACGGGATCGGAAGCGGCCATGGCCAATTTCTCCTGTTGATCGCTGTTGTTATATGACGATAGTCATATAAGATAGTGGGCATTGCAATGAAATGTTGCCGTGGTCTGAAATAGCGCGGTTCCAGAATTGCAGGGAGGGAATGGGAACGGCTCGTGCGGCCGGTCACCCATGAGCTTGCAGGGAGGGTCGATGCGTTACGTCGAAGACCACAGGCGCCAGACCCACAGCCGGATCGTCGAAAATGCCTCTTACGGCTTGCGTCAAAACGGCGCCGAAGGGCTTAGCGTTGTCGAGTTGATGAAGCTCGCGGGTCTGACGCACGGCGGGTTCTATAACCATTTCGATTCGCGTGCCGCGCTTGTCGGCGAGGCCATCGCCTTTGCCATGGACCAAATGGTCGAACGGTGGAAGAAGCTGGCGAACGGGAAGGGCGACGAGGATCGGTTCGAGGCGTTGATCGCCGATTATCTCAGCCCTCGGCATCGCGACAATCCAAGACACGGTTGCGCGCTTCCGGCCCTGGCCGCCGATGTCGCGCGATCGAGTGCCGGCGAGCGGCGGGCCTTAGCTTCCAAACTGGAAGATATGATCGACGTCTTTGTCGAGCTGCTTCCCGATGAGACGCCCCAACAGGCTCGCCAAATCGCGACGGGCGCCATTGCGGCCATGGTTGGATCGATCGTGCTGTCGCGTGCTGTCGGTGCCGGGAAGCTCTCCGATAGCATCCTCGATGCCGGACGCATGACCGCAGACCGCCGGAGACAGAAGCCCCGGCGCAGAACAAAAAAGGCAATACGCGATAAATAGGGAGGCGCCCATGATGGCCGGTAAGTGGCTCAAGACGGCCTGCAACCTGTGTTACGTCAATTGCGGTATCGAGGTCTTGGTAGATGACGGCCGCCTCGAGAAAGTGCGGGGCGACCGTTCAAACCCGAAGTCGCAGGGCTATCTGTGCAACAAGGCGACCCGTATTCCCTATTATGCGCATCACAGGGATCGGCTCACGACTCCGCTGCGTCGCCGGGCCGATGGCGGCTTTGACGAGATCGAATGGGACGTGGCGATCGCAGAAATCGCGCAGCGGCTGCGGGACATCTGCGACAGGTTTGGCGGCAAGAGCATTGCCCTTTATGGCGGCGGTGGGCAGGGCAACCACGCTGGCGGCGCCTACGCCAGCGGCTTGTTGCGTGCGCTGGGCTCGCGCAGCGTCTTCAACGCCCTTTCGCAGGAGAAGACCGGCGATTTCTGGGTCAACGGCCACATGTTCGGCAGCCAGACCTGCCACACGACAGAAGACGTTCATCATTGCGATCTCCTGCTCGTCATCGGTGCAAATCCCTGGATCGCGCACGGCTTCCCCAATGCGCGCGACCATCTCAATCAGATCCGCAAGGATCCCGCACGCAAGCTGATCGTCATCGACCCCAGGCGAACCGAAACCGCCGAAATGGCGGATCTGCATCTTGCGGTTCGTCCCGGCGCCGATGCGTTTCTCCTTGGCGCGCTGCTGGCCACGCTCGTCCGCTCCGACCGGATCGATCACGCGTTCATCGAGAAGCACACGATCGGATTCGCGGAAGTGAGGCAGGCGCTATTGAACATCCCGGTTCAGGAATGGGCGGCCGCCGCCGACGTTTCCATCGCGGAGCTGGAGCGTTGCGCCGCCATGATTGCGGCGGCGAAGGCCATGGTGGTTCGGGTCGAGCTCGGCATCCAGCAGGGCATCAACTCGACTCTCAACTCCTATCTTGAAAAGCTCCTGATCATGCTTTCC
The nucleotide sequence above comes from Bradyrhizobium sp. NDS-1. Encoded proteins:
- a CDS encoding acetyl-CoA C-acyltransferase → MAASDPVVILSAARTPLGRFMGELSPLSAHRLGSHVIGAALERAKLAPERIDEVFMGNVLPAGQGQAPARQAARGAKLPDATGATTVNKVCGSGMKATMLAHDIINAGSAEIVLSGGMESMSNAPYLLAKARGGYRAGHDRIIDHMLMDGLEDAYETGRSMGDFGEATAEAYQFTRKDQDDYAIETLTRARKAVEGGAFKAEIVPITLTEKAGPRIISNDEHPLKVDPAKIPGLKAAFRANGTITPAASSANADGAAALILAKRSLADRDGLPVLAEIKGHATHSQEPQWFTTAPIPAIRKLLDKVGWSVGDVDLFEINEAFAVVAMAAQKDLGIPREKLNVNGGACALGHPIGATGARLIVTLLHALEAQNLKRGVASLCIGGGEATAIAIERVVR
- a CDS encoding TetR/AcrR family transcriptional regulator produces the protein MRYVEDHRRQTHSRIVENASYGLRQNGAEGLSVVELMKLAGLTHGGFYNHFDSRAALVGEAIAFAMDQMVERWKKLANGKGDEDRFEALIADYLSPRHRDNPRHGCALPALAADVARSSAGERRALASKLEDMIDVFVELLPDETPQQARQIATGAIAAMVGSIVLSRAVGAGKLSDSILDAGRMTADRRRQKPRRRTKKAIRDK